The Thermus islandicus DSM 21543 genomic interval TGGCCTCCTCCCCAAGGATCTCCAGGAGGGCCGTGGCGTTGTTGTACCGCGTCTCCTTAGCCCCGAAGAGGAGGGTGACCGTCCCCGCCTTTCCCAGGGTCCTAAGCCTTTCCAGATGGGGGTTTCCCCGAAGCTCCTCCCGGTAGCGGCGGAGGAACTCCGGGTACTTCCCGGGGTCGTGGCCGAACCAGCGCCTGAGGCCGTCCGAGGGGGCGAGCTCCTTCGCCCACCAGTCCACCCGCGCCTTTTCCTGGGAAAGCCCCCGGGGCCAAAGCCGGTCCAAAAGGACCCGGAGGCCGTCCTCGGGGGAGGGAG includes:
- a CDS encoding DUF488 domain-containing protein; this translates as MPFRVKRVYDPPSPEDGLRVLLDRLWPRGLSQEKARVDWWAKELAPSDGLRRWFGHDPGKYPEFLRRYREELRGNPHLERLRTLGKAGTVTLLFGAKETRYNNATALLEILGEEAKPSEALARQRRRPCTRTGT